GAAGAGATCAATACTATTTTATTGCATTCACCTTCATGAATTCCATTTTGAGGTACTCGGGCAATGAAACAGTCTTGGATACACGAAACATATTAGCTACGATATCCTCAGCAGAATAACCCATTCTGTAATAGTAAATAAGTGGCCTTTGTAGAAATGTGTGGTGTCTTTCATTAGATGAAAACCAGTCGAGCGCTTACCTATAGAAATCGTGAACTATTTGAGCAGCGTCCTGGATATTCTGTTCCGCACACAATTTTAGCATATTAGCCATTAATTCTGGATGCGGTTCGTCACAAACCTAACCATAAACACAAAATTCTTTATAAATGTGACAAAGTTGAACAAATACTTACTTTTAGGACATTTTCAGCAGAAACGAACTCGTGCGCAGACACAGTGCACTGTAGATTATTTAGCGCCTAGAAATTCCCCGGAAATCAGGATTTGGAGTAGAATCATAGTGTACATATCAGAAAATCAATAGATAATATGGGCCTCATAAACTGACGCGTATGATAAAGCCAGCTTGAACCTCACCTGACGCATGTCTCCTTGTGCAGTGAAGAGGAGGGCGTTAAGACCTTCTCTGTCATAGCTGACCTAGAGATAATTTACTTCGAACACGCACTGATGCTGGAGGTTAGGCATTACATTACATAAATACACTCACATTTTCAGCCGCACATACTTCCTCGAGCCTGTGAGCAAGCTGAGCATCTGTCAACTTATGGAATCGCAAAATTGCACATCGCGACTGGACAGGTTCTAAATAGTGTGTAAGAGCAGGAACATTTTATACATAAAGTTCATTAATGCGATATTCCATAGACGATATataatgctatataataacgcgcttagtccgtgtgtgtgtgtgtgtgtgtgtgtgtgtgtgtgtgtgtgtgtgtgtgtgtgtgtgtgtgtgtgtgtgtgtgtgtgtgtgtgtgtgtgtgtgtgtgtgtgtgtgtgtgtgtgtgtgtgtgtgtgtgtgtgtgtgtgtgtgtgtgtgtgtgtgtgtgtgtgtgtgtgtgtgtgtgtgtgtgtgtgtgtgtgtgtgtgtgtgtgtgtgtgtgtgtgtgtgtgtgtgtgtgtgtgtgtgtgtgtgtgtgtgtgtgtgtgtgtgtgtgtgtgtgtgtgtgtgtgtgtgtgtgtgtgtgtgtgtgtgtgtgtgtgtgtgtgtgtgtgtgtgtgtgtgtgtgttttttttgtgtgtgtgtgtgtgtgtgtgtgtgtgtgtgtgtgtgtgtgtgtgtgtgtgtgtgtgtgtgtgtgtgtgtgtgtgtgtgtgtgtgtgtgtgtgtgtgtgtgtgttgtgtgtgtgtgtgtgtgtgtgtgtgtgtgtgtgtgtgtgtgtgtgtgtgtgtgtgtgtgtgtgtgtgtgtgtgtgtgtgtgtgtgtgtgtgtgtgtgtgtgtgtgtgtgtgtgtgtgtgtgtgtgtgtgtgtgtgtgtgtgtgtgtgtgtgtgtgtgtgtgtgtgtgtgtgtgtgtgtgtgtgtgtgtgtgtgtgtgtgtgtgtgtgtgtgtgtgtgtgtgtgtgtgtgtgtgtgtgtgtgtgtgtgtgtgtttgtctgtgtgtcacgaaaatactccacaatgatgcaaaactctacaACGGTGAGgtgtcgaaccatcgccatgcacctgataggctaGCACTCTACCTtctcaccattgtccaaagctaTACAcctatgtatgttggctttgataagggcaagttagtttctctcatatgttagtgagggtaaataaacttttatgtcaATATGTACTTCCCTAGCTATCATGCTGTAAAATAACGGGCTCATTCAGTCAAGTGTGTGCGTCTTTGTATGtctgtctcagtcaagaaatttcagaaagagaaagagacgGGTCTTACGGCgttagctgtaaaatggggtgcgacaggtcccaTGGGGTCGGAacggtgcgccggtgccagaaagttaTAGAGTGAGGAGAGACGGTTCCCACtacgtcggattggtgcgcgggagccccaacgccgCAGAATGgatttctatggttccttcgcatatctatttcccagcatgttcCTCTGacgctgctaacatcctttattcaaaaagaggaaacacacgtgcgagcggctgcttaaatacagtACCTAGTAGCCAACAGCTTACGCGATCTGaagtagaacgttatttttatcactacgatagtgatattcacgtcatctcatgttagcacatcgttctttgctaatagttgagaacgaaggaaattcataattcgaataatgttcccaaattgtggaggtttgggAGGAacataaatgtaaaatcaagtttgatagTTCTCCTAATGTAAAagtgacgcgtttaggaaaaaccgtaaaatctttcatctatgcttaaattttcggggtaaaaagattgaagaaagcgttgatagaaagaagcaattctaattttacagaaaaaaaatgtcgctactgttatttcttattgatcggtgaagacgaagtgaacaccaaaaaaagcctgaagtccttagccggacattcaggcTGGTATAGAAATATAAGCAAAGAATCAAGAACTTTGCGGCCCGGTGGGAAATGCCGACCAAGAAGACGTGGGCGAACATGAAGAAATACTTCGAGGTTAGGATTCGGGTggttgaagaagagaaaagaagcgaAGGGACGGGGAAAACAAAGGACATTGACAGTGACACAGCACTTAGTGATTAATTcaacttaattttttataaCATTAAAAAGACCAAAAGTGCTCAGATTCTATGACTTTTAATATAGAAGATATTTCCGGTTCATAAAGTTCATACACGTAATTATGTACTTAAATGGTCCGCCTCAACTTAAAAGTGCGGACAACAGATGCGATGAAATGCATCTCTTACAGATATTTCACGTAAAGATTTCTGCTTCTTACAAATTTGAGGTGACCTTAAATCATACACATTTCTCTTACAAAGTGACAGGGATGAAGTTAGTCGATTGTGAGTAGTTCGGTAAATTGTGCACGTCTCCAAGGCCCGCTCACCAATAATGTTAAcagtatttgttttctttaattgacCCGTACACAAGGCTTTTaatatcctttatttttggcTATATTTTCAGGAATATCTCCTTCTTCAGGGgctgaaagggtgaaatcgaacgtgatttacCCAATCAAACAAGCAGACTCCTGTCTACTGCTGGGTCTCATAACTACATACAGGTAGAAGAGAATATCGATCGGATGACTATTCTGCTACTGTTAGATACCTGtggtgaggtgactagcgcagtCGAACATCAACCTAGGGCGCGAGTTTCTGCGTGATGCAGAGGCACTCCTCTTTGTGATTCATGTTTGGGtccttggagtggatccaaaacgcctccataGCGTTGCTTGCGCGCCAATATCGTGATCTTCACCCGCACCGTATGACCACttaatgcagtggagtcacgtgatttccttttgctttcCAGGTGTTCACAACAACACACGAACTCAGTGCAATCACTCTCGTTGTTATCCGGACATATTCCGCACTCTATTGTAGTGCAAATACAATTATATAGGCGACTGCATATGAACCTTTGCTTGAGTTTGCTAGGGGAATTCCATGATAGCAACGGATTCTTCAAGCTGCAACTATTTAACACAAATCAGAGGTCTTTTCTTGGGTCAACGGTTGGCGCCGTTGCTCGTCATTGCTTTCATGGCTAATGTTGAGGCACTGATTTGGGAGGcggtgtcaaaaaaaaatcttaaagttaagatcacgatatGGCGCGCGAACCTATACTGAAGCAATGCTCTGGGGGCGTTTTGGATCCACTTCAAGAGCCCAAAGATGAATAGCCTCTGTATTATGCGGGAACTCTCACCCTATTTAAAGCTGATACTTGATTGCACTAGTCACATCATCACAGGCATCTAGCTGTGGCAGCATAGTCATCAGATTCTAGGGTGCGATATTCTCTTCTACTTGTAGCTATggggcggatgtagtgtagcgattagaggttccgctgcctgtaCGATCGGGGATTCGAATctgctctagtgctcaccaagctttttatccctccggagtcgataaattggtaccagacttgtctgggagaataaaaacactgacttgacatatcggttagccaccgcaagtcattgtataggccagttacacgtttgtaaacctcaaacgattctgaattgatgagaacgtgggggcgcatcccaagcggattgatcaacagTAAACTCCTAGTTATGAAAACTTAGGAGTTTActgttgatcaatccgcttggggtgCGCCCCCACGTTAAACCTAGGAGTTTACTGTTGGGTGTCACAGTTACAAGTTGTTGGGCAGATAGGGCGTTTGATCGAATAAATCGCGTTTGCCTTCGCTCtttcagactctgaagaaggagatattgtcgaaacgttagccatgAATAAAAGATAGTAAGAATCTCGTGTGCGGCTCAGTTAAGGAAAGCAAGTACTGAAACATCACCAGGCCGAGGCTTACTGAAAGTCGTACATGGAGAACGTTGGCAGCtttgaacaaatgaataaatatagaaCGGAGAAAATAATAAGCTGACAGTAAAAGTCGGCTGTTCAAGAGAGGGAGATTTTCTCTATCTTTGACTTCATGGAAGGAAAATTCAATtgacaaattttaaattttctcaagTTTCTACGGTGACTTCCAGACAGGGTTCGCTCCTTCACTTTCACTGCACTAATTAGTGTGTTATGTAATATTAAGTACACTGTTTTTGACATTTCATCTACAGGTTTATTTTCTATCTGTATGGAGTACGTAATTTGTAATTATTACACCTATTGTCCCATCTGATTCAGTCGTTTCGTTAACTTCCACTACggtttttttcgtatttctttGTAACTGCGTAGTTCGctgttctcttctttatagCTCAGCATTTTACGGTGGCTTTTCTGTCTGCACGAATAAGAGAATAAAGTGAAGCGTGACATAGTCGAAATAGGCTAGCGTATCCTCGGGCATATCCACTACGAAAGCAATCACAGAAGAATTTACTTGAGGGTTTTCACTGCTCCCCGTTTCTATTCATCAAATGTTAACAAATTCGCGTATAAATTGCTGAAAACCATGAAATATTGAGTTATTTATCTTTTAAgtatatttctatatttcttcctctattgcaaaaatttggcatAGATGGAATAGAGTCGCCGCCGTGTGCAGGGGGTCGTGTCTCACCACGACACTTCACTCTCATCATAAAAGTTGTAGAAGTAGGTAAGCGAGACAGATTTTGGTGAAAATAAAAGGACTGGAGGCTCGGTTTTAGCTTATGAGACCAGGCAGGAGTCATATCAAAAAAGTGCTTTCGAGAGCGGCTAACATTAGGAAGAACCAAGCTACACTGATGTTGCAGTAAGAATGCAATGATCTTCTATAAACCAACCTAAGGATGGTTCAAACCCCCGATAACGTTGAAGAAATATCCAGAGAGGAAAACATGAGAAACATGCAGCCAAAAACCGAAATGGcttagaataaatataaatatactgTTTAAAGCTTTTTTGACTTTACAGAATTtgtcaaataaaataaaactcaaTGTTCACGAGACAACCGAAATgttagtcgggtcaaaactacgTGAAGCCGAAAACTTCTGTTtgttgaaacagaaaaaaaaacatatcaaaagcgaaaagagtaaaaaaattttctttgaagaagaaaacttgaTTTTTGCATCTTCACCACAGATTGGGTTGAAtgcagtgaaaagaaaaggaaatgtaCACTAACCTATTATTTTATCTGACTGGTTACAAGCTAAAGCAAATCGTGTAGTCTCACTGTAGTTTTCCATCGTACGTCGCAACGCCTGAATTTGTCAAGAGCTGCAAAATGACATAAGGAACTATACTCTGCGT
This window of the Necator americanus strain Aroian chromosome III, whole genome shotgun sequence genome carries:
- a CDS encoding hypothetical protein (NECATOR_CHRIII.G10831.T3), with protein sequence MPRESIPWVEKYRPQRLSEIVGNEEIIQSLGFFAEKGNPPHFIMSGPPGCGKTTAIWAMARESLGEHVKNAVLELNASDDRGIDVVRSKIKNFCQTKVSLPPKRQKIIILDEADSMTEGAQQALRRTMENYSETTRFALACNQSDKIIEPVQSRCAILRFHKLTDAQLAHRLEEVCAAENVSYDREGLNALLFTAQGDMRQALNNLQCTVSAHEFVSAENVLKVCDEPHPELMANMLKLCAEQNIQDAAQIVHDFYRMGYSAEDIVANMFRVSKTVSLPEYLKMEFMKEIGLCHMRISEGLSSLLQLSGLVAKLCAIETK
- a CDS encoding hypothetical protein (NECATOR_CHRIII.G10831.T1), with the protein product MSSGPVALFDFIFAMTMALRRTMENYSETTRFALACNQSDKIIEPVQSRCAILRFHKLTDAQLAHRLEEVCAAENVSYDREGLNALLFTAQGDMRQALNNLQCTVSAHEFVSAENVLKVCDEPHPELMANMLKLCAEQNIQDAAQIVHDFYRMGYSAEDIVANMFRVSKTVSLPEYLKMEFMKEIGLCHMRISEGLSSLLQLSGLVAKLCAIETK